One Fusobacterium ulcerans DNA segment encodes these proteins:
- a CDS encoding gp53-like domain-containing protein — MKDVAAKHEARVLFDKPFPNKCLGVFLTDYTSGGINKQAIETDSMDKTGFIFLTEAPVADFFMYFAIGY; from the coding sequence ATTAAAGATGTTGCAGCTAAACATGAAGCCCGAGTTTTATTTGATAAACCTTTTCCTAACAAATGTCTAGGAGTATTCCTTACAGATTACACAAGTGGTGGAATAAACAAACAAGCTATAGAAACAGATTCTATGGATAAAACTGGCTTTATTTTTTTAACTGAAGCACCTGTTGCCGATTTTTTTATGTATTTTGCTATAGGGTATTAA